One Salarias fasciatus chromosome 22, fSalaFa1.1, whole genome shotgun sequence DNA segment encodes these proteins:
- the dtnbp1b gene encoding dystrobrevin binding protein 1b isoform X4 has protein sequence MSTSPGARDGSQRNSLELESEHAQRVPGAEQGGVPPPQVKLKERQKFFEEAFQQDMEQYLSTGYLQIAERREPIGSMSSMEVNVDMLEQMDLMDMSDHEALDVFLHSGGEDNSAASPVAGPDVESFTTEISLQVPTQAELRHKLSSLSSTCTDSASQDTEAGEEDEDEEEEETEQAGGGAGGGGGGEGPPWW, from the exons TGGAGCTGGAGTCGGAGCACGCGCAGAGGGTCCcgggagcagagcagggaggtgTCCCGCCCCCACAAgtcaagctgaaggagaggCAGAAGTTCTTTGAGGAGGCcttccagcaagacatggagcaGTACCTGTCCACCGGCTACCTGCAGATCGCTGAGAGgagag AGCCAATAGGCAGCATGTCGTCCATGGAGGTGAACGTGGACATGCTGGAGCAGATGGACCTGATGGACATGTCGGACCACGAGGCCCTGGACGTGTTTCTGCACTCCGGGGGAGAGGACAACAGCGCCGCCTCGCCTGTCGCAG GTCCCGACGTGGAGTCGTTCACCACGGAGATCAGCCTCCAGGTCCCCACCCAGGCCGAGCTGCGACACAagctgtcctccctgtcctccacctgcactGACTCGGCCAGCCAGGACACagaggctggggaggaggacgaagacgaggaggaggaggagactgagcaggcgggaggaggagcaggaggaggaggaggaggag AAGGCCCCCCGTGGTGGTGA
- the dtnbp1b gene encoding dystrobrevin binding protein 1b isoform X3, translating to MFPLLRAVELESEHAQRVPGAEQGGVPPPQVKLKERQKFFEEAFQQDMEQYLSTGYLQIAERREPIGSMSSMEVNVDMLEQMDLMDMSDHEALDVFLHSGGEDNSAASPVAGPDVESFTTEISLQVPTQAELRHKLSSLSSTCTDSASQDTEAGEEDEDEEEEETEQAGGGAGGGGGGGVGGSGGVRRRRPPVVVTLDEEEVHPDTALVDRAEQEEQTSKDCQESRPKV from the exons ATGTTTCCGCTGCTGAGAGCCG TGGAGCTGGAGTCGGAGCACGCGCAGAGGGTCCcgggagcagagcagggaggtgTCCCGCCCCCACAAgtcaagctgaaggagaggCAGAAGTTCTTTGAGGAGGCcttccagcaagacatggagcaGTACCTGTCCACCGGCTACCTGCAGATCGCTGAGAGgagag AGCCAATAGGCAGCATGTCGTCCATGGAGGTGAACGTGGACATGCTGGAGCAGATGGACCTGATGGACATGTCGGACCACGAGGCCCTGGACGTGTTTCTGCACTCCGGGGGAGAGGACAACAGCGCCGCCTCGCCTGTCGCAG GTCCCGACGTGGAGTCGTTCACCACGGAGATCAGCCTCCAGGTCCCCACCCAGGCCGAGCTGCGACACAagctgtcctccctgtcctccacctgcactGACTCGGCCAGCCAGGACACagaggctggggaggaggacgaagacgaggaggaggaggagactgagcaggcgggaggaggagcaggaggaggaggaggaggaggtgttggAGGGTCGGGGGGCGTCAGGAGGAGAAGGCCCCCCGTGGTGGTGACcctggatgaggaggaggttcACCCCGACACGGCGCTGGTGGACAgggcggagcaggaggagcagaccagcAAAGACTGTCAGGAGAGCAGGCCGAAGGTTTGA
- the dtnbp1b gene encoding dystrobrevin binding protein 1b isoform X2, which translates to MSTSPGARDGSQRNSLELESEHAQRVPGAEQGGVPPPQVKLKERQKFFEEAFQQDMEQYLSTGYLQIAERRGSMSSMEVNVDMLEQMDLMDMSDHEALDVFLHSGGEDNSAASPVAGPDVESFTTEISLQVPTQAELRHKLSSLSSTCTDSASQDTEAGEEDEDEEEEETEQAGGGAGGGGGGGVGGSGGVRRRRPPVVVTLDEEEVHPDTALVDRAEQEEQTSKDCQESRPKV; encoded by the exons TGGAGCTGGAGTCGGAGCACGCGCAGAGGGTCCcgggagcagagcagggaggtgTCCCGCCCCCACAAgtcaagctgaaggagaggCAGAAGTTCTTTGAGGAGGCcttccagcaagacatggagcaGTACCTGTCCACCGGCTACCTGCAGATCGCTGAGAGgagag GCAGCATGTCGTCCATGGAGGTGAACGTGGACATGCTGGAGCAGATGGACCTGATGGACATGTCGGACCACGAGGCCCTGGACGTGTTTCTGCACTCCGGGGGAGAGGACAACAGCGCCGCCTCGCCTGTCGCAG GTCCCGACGTGGAGTCGTTCACCACGGAGATCAGCCTCCAGGTCCCCACCCAGGCCGAGCTGCGACACAagctgtcctccctgtcctccacctgcactGACTCGGCCAGCCAGGACACagaggctggggaggaggacgaagacgaggaggaggaggagactgagcaggcgggaggaggagcaggaggaggaggaggaggaggtgttggAGGGTCGGGGGGCGTCAGGAGGAGAAGGCCCCCCGTGGTGGTGACcctggatgaggaggaggttcACCCCGACACGGCGCTGGTGGACAgggcggagcaggaggagcagaccagcAAAGACTGTCAGGAGAGCAGGCCGAAGGTTTGA
- the dtnbp1b gene encoding dystrobrevin binding protein 1b isoform X1 translates to MSTSPGARDGSQRNSLELESEHAQRVPGAEQGGVPPPQVKLKERQKFFEEAFQQDMEQYLSTGYLQIAERREPIGSMSSMEVNVDMLEQMDLMDMSDHEALDVFLHSGGEDNSAASPVAGPDVESFTTEISLQVPTQAELRHKLSSLSSTCTDSASQDTEAGEEDEDEEEEETEQAGGGAGGGGGGGVGGSGGVRRRRPPVVVTLDEEEVHPDTALVDRAEQEEQTSKDCQESRPKV, encoded by the exons TGGAGCTGGAGTCGGAGCACGCGCAGAGGGTCCcgggagcagagcagggaggtgTCCCGCCCCCACAAgtcaagctgaaggagaggCAGAAGTTCTTTGAGGAGGCcttccagcaagacatggagcaGTACCTGTCCACCGGCTACCTGCAGATCGCTGAGAGgagag AGCCAATAGGCAGCATGTCGTCCATGGAGGTGAACGTGGACATGCTGGAGCAGATGGACCTGATGGACATGTCGGACCACGAGGCCCTGGACGTGTTTCTGCACTCCGGGGGAGAGGACAACAGCGCCGCCTCGCCTGTCGCAG GTCCCGACGTGGAGTCGTTCACCACGGAGATCAGCCTCCAGGTCCCCACCCAGGCCGAGCTGCGACACAagctgtcctccctgtcctccacctgcactGACTCGGCCAGCCAGGACACagaggctggggaggaggacgaagacgaggaggaggaggagactgagcaggcgggaggaggagcaggaggaggaggaggaggaggtgttggAGGGTCGGGGGGCGTCAGGAGGAGAAGGCCCCCCGTGGTGGTGACcctggatgaggaggaggttcACCCCGACACGGCGCTGGTGGACAgggcggagcaggaggagcagaccagcAAAGACTGTCAGGAGAGCAGGCCGAAGGTTTGA